One Nitrospira sp. genomic window, GGAGCACCCGAATCAGCCGCTCCTTGAGGTCACGTTGCCCGCCATAAAAATCGATCAGCTGGCCGAACTGTCGCGGCCTGAGCGCCACCGCCAAGGTGTTGATCGTGAAGTCCCGCCGATAGAGATCCTTTTTCATCGAACTCTGCTCAACCGTTGGAAGCGCCGTCGGGTATTCATAATATTCAGTGCGGGCGGTGGCCACGTCCACCTTGAACCCGTCGGGGAGATGCACGACGGCCGTTCCAAATCGCTCATGTACGTTGAGTTTCCCGCCGTGTTCCTTCGCCAGTGCGCGCGCAAACACGATCCCATCCCCCTCCACCACGAGATCGACATCCAAATTGTCGATCCCGAGTAACAAGTCCCGAACGAATCCCCCGACGACATACACGGACACACCCAGCCGCTCGCCTAATTCACCAGCCACCCGCAGGAGATCCTGGACCACGTGGGACAGCCGGTCACGCAGCAGCCCTTTGAGATCCCGCCGCCGCACACCGCCCATAGACTCCAACCCCATCAATGATTTTGGCTTCCCGCGCGCACCGGCAAGCACATCGTCATGAAGGCTGCGAAGCAGATCGGTCCTGGTGATGACCCCAACCGTTTTGCCATCGGACAGCACGGGCACGAACCGCTGGTTCAACTCAATCATTCTGGTTTCAATGTCGTGAAACGGCGTCTCAGGATGTGCGCTATAGTGCCCGCTACTGGTGACATCCCCGACCTGGTGCGCGTCAAGGTGATGGAACAGCGCTTTCTGGATGGTCTCACGGGAAATTATCCCGAGATATTGCGCCTTCCGGTCGACCACCGGGAGCACATTGACCCCATAGGTCGTCATAGCCCGTTCAGCCTCCGTAATGGTGGCATCCTCGGTGATCGATTTGACCGGCGTCGTCATGACGTCCCGAGCGAACAAGGTGGGACGATATCGCTGCGTCAGCAGACGCGTCAGTTCCTGCTGCACCTCCACCAATGTCCGTCCTTTGACGCTGGCGGCGGCCGCCACCGCATGGCCACCCCCGCCGAACTCGCGCGCGATCCAGGCCACGTCGATTTCCGGCCGACGACTCCGCCCGATGATCTCCACTTTCTCTTGCAACGCAATCGCCACGATGACGGCATCAAGGCCTTGCAACTCCGCAAGCCGCTGAACCGCCTCTGCTAGGTCGCCGGTATAGCGATCATACGCACTCGACGCGACAAGAATCTTGCGCCCTTCCAAGTAGTAGATATCTCCTGACTGCAGCAGATCGTTCAGCAGCGCGATCAGGTCCGGATCCAGAGGATGTTGCAACGTCTCCGTCACCACATGGAGATCAGCCCCAACACGCACAACAAAGGCCGCCGCCTCCAGGTCCCGCGGGGTGGTCGAGGGATACCCGAATGAACCGGTTTCTTCGTACAAACCCAGCGCCAACACCGTCGCCTCAGCCGCGGTGAGAGAGATGTGTCTATCCTTCAGTTGCTCGACCAGCAAGGTCGTGGTGGCCCCGACGGGTTCGACCAGTCGCAGGCCGATCGACGGCCAGAGCGGTTGTTCCGCAATCTGACCGGCTCCATGGTGGTCGTAGAGGTGAACCTCCACATCGCCACGTGAACGGAGTGCACTCAAGGGTCCCAGCCGCTCCGGTTCCTGAACATCCACTAGCACCAATCGGGTCACGCGATCCAACGCCACATCCTTCAAACGGGTCATCTCCACATGATGCGTGGCCAAAAAGTTCCGGACTGCTTCTTGCGCCCCGCCGGGAAGCACGAGCACAGCGCCGGGATACAATTTTTGGGCCGCAACCATAGAGGCGATGCCATCAAAATCCGCATTCACGTGTGTGGTAATGAGGTCCATGCCGGCATTTTAGCAGGATCGACGGATCGAGTCAGAACTGTCGGCAAGTCCGGGAAGAATTGCAGCA contains:
- a CDS encoding CBS domain-containing protein codes for the protein MDLITTHVNADFDGIASMVAAQKLYPGAVLVLPGGAQEAVRNFLATHHVEMTRLKDVALDRVTRLVLVDVQEPERLGPLSALRSRGDVEVHLYDHHGAGQIAEQPLWPSIGLRLVEPVGATTTLLVEQLKDRHISLTAAEATVLALGLYEETGSFGYPSTTPRDLEAAAFVVRVGADLHVVTETLQHPLDPDLIALLNDLLQSGDIYYLEGRKILVASSAYDRYTGDLAEAVQRLAELQGLDAVIVAIALQEKVEIIGRSRRPEIDVAWIAREFGGGGHAVAAAASVKGRTLVEVQQELTRLLTQRYRPTLFARDVMTTPVKSITEDATITEAERAMTTYGVNVLPVVDRKAQYLGIISRETIQKALFHHLDAHQVGDVTSSGHYSAHPETPFHDIETRMIELNQRFVPVLSDGKTVGVITRTDLLRSLHDDVLAGARGKPKSLMGLESMGGVRRRDLKGLLRDRLSHVVQDLLRVAGELGERLGVSVYVVGGFVRDLLLGIDNLDVDLVVEGDGIVFARALAKEHGGKLNVHERFGTAVVHLPDGFKVDVATARTEYYEYPTALPTVEQSSMKKDLYRRDFTINTLAVALRPRQFGQLIDFYGGQRDLKERLIRVLHSLSFVEDPTRVFRAIRFELRFGFQLSKDTLALIKGAVKMELFHRLSGQRLLDELRLLFSERMPRQAVRRLSELDLLRFIHPKLIWSNRLDRRLIEVEAALDWYRLSCLDRTISGWLVYAMALAEAMSDQAVREMLKRFPFTDAERAAINEARFLTHPVCRTLSRRAPLTPSETVRLLTDFSDECLVFLLAQNLGESAKRQLSMFLTTYRNVKPTLTGKELKALGLKPGPLYRTILARLTEARLDGEVTSEEEERALVKDCVERGRSKLQEGT